A portion of the Shewanella sp. SNU WT4 genome contains these proteins:
- the fis gene encoding DNA-binding transcriptional regulator Fis, which yields MFDQTTHTEVHQLTVGKIETANGTIKPQLLRDAVKRAVSNFFAQLDGQEAQEVYEMVLCEVEAPLLDIIMQHTRGNQTRAANMLGINRGTLRKKLKKYGMN from the coding sequence ATGTTTGATCAGACAACTCACACAGAAGTTCATCAGCTTACCGTTGGTAAAATTGAAACCGCTAACGGCACCATCAAGCCACAGTTATTACGTGACGCTGTAAAGCGTGCCGTAAGCAACTTCTTCGCTCAGTTGGACGGTCAGGAAGCACAAGAAGTTTATGAAATGGTGCTTTGTGAAGTTGAAGCCCCTCTGCTGGACATCATTATGCAGCACACCCGTGGTAACCAGACTCGCGCAGCGAACATGCTGGGCATCAACCGCGGTACTTTGCGTAAGAAATTAAAGAAATACGGCATGAACTAA